From the genome of Mycobacterium dioxanotrophicus, one region includes:
- the pta gene encoding phosphate acetyltransferase, whose product MPDGNIATAIYVASPEGDTGKSTIALGILHRLAATVPRVGVFRPITRLVGGQERSDSGNGSEDRDYILELLLAGATAGLPYEDCVGVGYQQVHEDPDAAIAEIVDRFHRVADRCDAVLIVGSDYTDVATPSELSMNARIAVNLGAPVVLAVKAADRTPEEVAHVVEVCLAELNHQHAHAAAVVANRCDPAQLTAVADALKPLGPPAYVLPEEPLLVAPSVAELQVAVDGTVIAGDPALLSREAMGVLVAGMTAEHVLERLTEGVAVVTPGDRSDVVLAVVSAHAAEGFPSLSCIILNGGLDLHPSIAALVEGLGLRLPIVATKYGTFETASRVAGARGRVTAKAQRKIDTALALMDKYVDVNDLLAQLSIPIPAVTTPQMFTYQLLDRARSDRKRIVLPEGTDDRILKAAGRLLRRSVADLTILGEENQVRSRAAELGVNIDAAIVLDPRTSELCDQFAEQYAELRRKKGITVEQARETIHDVSYFGTMLVHNNMVDGMVSGAAHTTAHTVRPAFEIIRTAPGISTVSSIFLMCLADKVLAYGDCAIVPDPTSEQLADIAISSARTAAQFGIEPRVAMLSYSTGTSGTGADVDKVRAATELVRQREPDLLVEGPIQYDAAVEPSVAITKMPDSAVAGRATVLIFPDLNTGNNTYKAVQRSAGAIAIGPVLQGLNKPVNDLSRGALVEDIVNTVAITAIQAQGVS is encoded by the coding sequence GTGCCGGATGGGAACATCGCGACCGCGATCTATGTAGCCTCGCCCGAGGGGGATACCGGTAAGTCGACCATTGCGCTGGGGATCCTGCACCGGCTCGCGGCGACCGTGCCCCGGGTCGGGGTGTTCCGGCCCATCACGCGCCTCGTCGGAGGGCAGGAGCGAAGCGACTCGGGAAATGGGTCCGAGGACCGCGACTACATCCTCGAACTGCTGTTGGCCGGTGCCACGGCCGGTCTGCCGTACGAGGATTGCGTCGGCGTCGGCTACCAGCAGGTGCATGAGGATCCCGACGCCGCGATCGCCGAGATCGTCGACCGGTTCCACCGCGTCGCCGATCGGTGCGACGCGGTACTGATCGTCGGCAGTGACTACACCGACGTCGCCACCCCCAGCGAGCTGAGCATGAACGCGCGCATCGCGGTGAACCTGGGCGCCCCTGTGGTGCTCGCGGTCAAGGCCGCCGACCGCACGCCAGAGGAGGTCGCACACGTCGTCGAGGTGTGCCTGGCCGAACTGAATCACCAGCACGCGCACGCCGCGGCCGTGGTCGCCAACCGGTGCGATCCGGCCCAACTCACCGCGGTGGCCGATGCCCTCAAACCGCTGGGCCCGCCGGCCTACGTGTTGCCCGAGGAACCGCTGCTGGTCGCACCCTCGGTGGCTGAACTGCAGGTGGCAGTGGACGGCACGGTGATCGCCGGTGATCCGGCGCTGTTGTCCCGTGAGGCGATGGGCGTGCTCGTGGCCGGTATGACCGCCGAGCATGTGTTGGAGCGGCTGACCGAGGGCGTCGCGGTGGTGACACCGGGTGACCGATCCGACGTGGTACTCGCAGTGGTGAGTGCCCATGCCGCGGAAGGCTTCCCGTCGTTGTCATGCATCATTCTCAACGGCGGGCTCGATCTGCATCCGTCGATCGCGGCTCTGGTCGAGGGGCTGGGGCTGCGGTTGCCGATCGTGGCCACCAAGTACGGCACGTTCGAGACCGCGAGCCGGGTCGCCGGTGCCCGGGGCCGCGTGACCGCGAAGGCTCAGCGCAAGATCGACACCGCGCTGGCCCTGATGGACAAGTACGTCGACGTCAACGATCTGCTGGCGCAACTGAGCATCCCGATCCCGGCGGTGACGACGCCGCAGATGTTCACCTATCAGCTGCTCGACCGGGCCCGCTCCGACCGCAAACGCATCGTGCTACCCGAGGGCACCGATGACCGTATCCTCAAGGCCGCGGGCCGGCTGTTGCGGCGCAGTGTGGCCGATCTGACCATCCTCGGTGAGGAAAACCAGGTCCGTTCCCGCGCAGCCGAACTCGGCGTGAACATCGATGCGGCCATCGTCCTCGATCCGCGCACCAGCGAGCTGTGCGACCAGTTCGCCGAGCAGTATGCCGAACTGCGCCGCAAGAAGGGCATCACCGTCGAGCAGGCCCGCGAGACCATCCACGACGTGTCCTATTTCGGCACCATGCTGGTTCACAACAACATGGTGGACGGCATGGTGTCCGGCGCGGCCCACACCACTGCGCACACCGTGCGGCCGGCGTTCGAGATCATCCGCACTGCGCCCGGTATCTCGACGGTATCGAGCATCTTTCTGATGTGCCTGGCCGACAAGGTGCTGGCCTACGGTGACTGCGCGATCGTGCCGGATCCCACCTCCGAGCAGCTGGCCGACATCGCCATTTCCTCGGCACGCACCGCCGCACAGTTCGGCATCGAGCCGCGGGTGGCTATGCTGTCCTACTCGACGGGCACTTCGGGAACCGGAGCTGATGTCGACAAGGTCAGGGCGGCAACCGAATTGGTGCGGCAACGCGAGCCGGATCTGCTGGTCGAGGGTCCGATCCAGTACGACGCCGCCGTGGAGCCATCCGTCGCGATCACCAAGATGCCGGATTCCGCGGTGGCGGGCCGGGCCACGGTGCTGATCTTCCCGGATCTCAACACCGGCAACAACACTTACAAGGCCGTGCAGCGGTCCGCGGGCGCCATCGCGATCGGTCCGGTGCTGCAGGGCCTCAACAAGCCCGTCAACGATCTGTCGCGGGGTGCGTTGGTCGAGGACATCGTCAACACGGTCGCGATCACCGCGATCCAGGCGCAAGGGGTGTCATGA
- a CDS encoding aspartate aminotransferase family protein, with protein MDSNSYSGGPATDPETESLIADRTRMLGPAYRLFYERPVHLVRGQGSHLFDADGARYLDAYNNVVSVGHCHPHVVDAVTRQMQTLNTHTRYLHEGIVDYSRRLLATMPSAVDQVMYACTGSEANDLALRVAQMHSGARGVIVTSDAYHGNTEAVTAISPSLGGATVVGPHVRTVSAQTLDVAAAIDDLQDSGHGVSCLIVDTIFASDGIFPDPTVLAPAVEAVRAAGGVFIADEVQPGFGRTGEGMWGFDRHGVVPDLVTMGKPMANGLPVAAMAARGHVLQTFARGVPYFNTFGGNPVSMAAAAAVLDVIEDENLIDNAARVGTALRDEIARIGADHPRIGEVRGCGLYVGVEIVTAQGAPDRVGAHDLVNAMRDRHVLISVCGSDGNVLKVRPPLVFAMSDVDWFCTEFAGAVAELS; from the coding sequence ATGGATTCCAACAGCTACTCCGGCGGTCCGGCGACCGATCCGGAGACGGAATCCCTGATCGCGGACCGTACCCGGATGCTGGGACCGGCGTACCGGCTGTTCTATGAACGGCCGGTACATCTGGTTCGTGGTCAGGGCAGCCACCTGTTCGACGCCGACGGGGCCCGATATCTGGATGCCTACAACAACGTCGTCAGTGTCGGGCATTGTCACCCGCATGTGGTCGATGCGGTGACACGTCAGATGCAGACGCTCAACACCCACACCCGTTATCTGCACGAAGGCATCGTCGACTACTCGCGCCGCCTGCTCGCCACCATGCCGTCCGCCGTGGACCAGGTGATGTACGCATGTACCGGCTCGGAGGCCAACGATCTCGCCCTGCGGGTGGCCCAGATGCACTCCGGGGCCCGGGGGGTCATCGTGACCAGCGACGCCTATCACGGCAATACCGAAGCCGTGACGGCGATTTCACCATCGCTGGGCGGAGCCACCGTCGTCGGGCCGCATGTGCGCACGGTATCGGCTCAGACCCTCGATGTTGCAGCGGCGATCGACGATCTGCAGGATTCGGGCCACGGCGTGAGCTGCCTGATCGTCGACACGATCTTCGCTTCCGACGGGATCTTCCCGGATCCCACAGTGCTGGCCCCGGCGGTGGAGGCGGTGCGCGCGGCGGGCGGGGTGTTCATCGCCGACGAGGTGCAGCCCGGGTTCGGCCGGACCGGCGAGGGCATGTGGGGCTTTGATCGCCACGGTGTGGTGCCCGATCTGGTCACGATGGGCAAACCGATGGCCAACGGGCTGCCGGTCGCCGCGATGGCTGCGCGCGGTCACGTGTTGCAGACCTTTGCCCGGGGCGTGCCGTATTTCAACACGTTCGGCGGAAATCCGGTGTCCATGGCCGCCGCGGCCGCCGTCCTCGATGTGATCGAGGACGAGAACCTGATCGACAACGCCGCCCGGGTCGGCACCGCGCTGCGCGACGAGATCGCCCGGATCGGCGCCGACCATCCCCGCATAGGTGAGGTGCGCGGCTGCGGGCTCTACGTGGGTGTCGAGATTGTCACTGCCCAGGGTGCCCCGGACCGCGTCGGGGCCCACGACCTCGTCAACGCGATGCGGGACCGGCACGTGCTGATCTCGGTGTGCGGCAGCGACGGCAACGTGCTCAAGGTGCGCCCGCCGCTGGTGTTCGCGATGTCCGACGTGGACTGGTTCTGCACGGAGTTCGCGGGCGCGGTGGCGGAACTGTCGTGA